A region from the Hippopotamus amphibius kiboko isolate mHipAmp2 chromosome 15, mHipAmp2.hap2, whole genome shotgun sequence genome encodes:
- the LOC130836910 gene encoding olfactory receptor 7G2-like has product MEPRNQTDVLEFLLMRLTEDPELRTIFFNLFLSMYLVTVLGNLLIILAVISDSHLHTPMYFFLSNLSFTDICLSTSVIPKMLVNLQAQNPSITYTGCLIQICFALIFVTLENFLLGVMAYDRYVAICHPLRYTIIMNPHLCVMLILLSISISIGDALLHSLMVLRLSFCTDLEIPLFFCEVVQVIKLAYSDTLINNILIYFAVSILGGIPLSGIIFSYSQLFSSVLRELSVGGKYKAFSTCGSHLSVVSLFYGTGFGLYICSAISESSRKAAVTSLMYTVVTPMMNPFIYSLRNRDIKGALRKLIGRVPSFL; this is encoded by the coding sequence ATGGAACCCAGAAACCAAACCGATGTTTTAGAATTCCTTCTCATGAGACTGACAGAGGATCCAGAACTGAGGACCATCTTCTTCAACCTGTTCCTGTCCATGTACCTGGTCACTGTCCTGGGAAACCTGCTTATCATCCTGGCTGTCATCtctgactcccacctccacacacccatgtacttctttctctcCAATCTGTCCTTTACTGACATCTGTTTAAGCACATCCGTGATCCCAAAGATGCTGGTGAACCTCCAAGCACAGAATCCGAGTATCACTTATACTGGATGTCTCATCCAGATCTGCTTTGCCCTGATTTTTGttactttggaaaattttctccttggagtcatggcctatgaccgctatgtggccatttgTCACCCACTGAGATACACAATCATCATGAATCCCCACCTCTGTGTCATGCTGATTCTCCTCTCGATATCCATTAGTATTGGGGATGCCCTGCTCCACAGTCTGATGGTGCTGCGATTGTCCTTCTGCACAGATCTGGAAATCCCCCTCTTCTTCTGTGAAGTTGTTCAGGTCATCAAACTTGCGTATTCTGATACCCTCATCAATAACATACTGATATATTTTGCAGTTAGCATATTAGGTGGCATTCCTCTTTCAGGAATCATTTTCTCTTATAGTCAACTATTCTCCTCTGTTTTGAGAGAGTTATCAGTCGGTGGAAAGTACAAAGCTTTTTCTACCTGTGGGTCTCACCTCTCAGTTGTTTCCTTATTCTATGGGACAGGTTTTGGACTGTACATTTGTTCTGCAATTTCTGAGTCCTCCAGGAAGGCTGCAGTAACTTCAttgatgtacactgtggtcactcCCATGAtgaaccccttcatctatagCCTGAGGAACAGAGATATAAAAGGAGCTTTGAGGAAACTCATTGGTAGGGTACCTTCTTTTCTGTGA
- the LOC130836915 gene encoding olfactory receptor 7G2-like — translation MEPRNRTDVSEFLLMRLTEDPELQAIFFRLFLSMYLVTILGNLLIVLAVISDSHLHTPMYFFLSNLSFTDICLSTTMTPKILVNIQAQNPSITYTACLTQICFVLTSVLWENFLLGVMAYDRYVAICHPLRYTVIMNPRLCFQLILLSLFISIADALLHSLMVLRLSFCTDLGIPLFFCEVVQVIKLACSDTLINNILIYFAATVFGGIPLLGIVFSYVQIVSSVLRMPSSGRKYKAFSTSGSHLSVVSLFYGTAFGVYISSAVIDSSRKTAVASLMYTMVTPMVNPFIYSLRNRDMKGALRKLIGRVLSFL, via the coding sequence ATGGAACCCAGGAACCGCACAGATGTTTCAGAATTTCTTCTCATGAGACTGACAGAGGATCCAGAACTGCAGGCCATCTTTTTCAGACTATTCCTgtccatgtacctggtcaccaTCCTGGGAAACCTTCTCATTGTCCTGGCTGTCATCtctgactcccacctccacacacccatgtacttctttctctcCAATCTGTCCTTTACTGACATCTGTTTAAGCACAACCATGACCCCAAAGATCCTGGTGAACATCCAAGCGCAGAATCCGAGCATCACTTACACAGCCTGCCTCACCCAGATCTGCTTTGTCCTGACTTCTGTTTTATGGGAAAATTTCCTCCTTGGAGTCatggcctatgatcgctatgTGGCTATTTGTCACCCACTGAGATACACAGTCATCATGAACCCCCGCCTCTGCTTCCAGCTGATTCTACTCTCCTTGTTCATTAGCATTGCAGATGCCCTGCTCCACAGTCTGATGGTGCTGCGACTGTCCTTTTGCACAGACCTCGGAATCCCCCTCTTCTTCTGTGAAGTTGTTCAGGTCATCAAACTTGCATGTTCTGATACCCTCATCAATAACATTCTGATATATTTTGCAGCTACTGTATTTGGTGGTATTCCCCTTTTGGGGATCGTTTTCTCTTATGTTCAAATTGTTTCCTCTGTTTTGAGAATGCCATCATCAGGCAGAAAGTATAAAGCTTTTTCTACCAGTGGGTCTCACCTCTCAGTTGTGTCTTTGTTTTATGGGACAGCTTTTGGGGTATATATTAGCTCTGCAGTTATTGACTCTTCCAGGAAGACTGCAGTGGCTTCACTGATGTACACTATGGTCACTCCCATggtgaaccccttcatctacagcctgaggaacagagACATGAAGGGAGCTTTGAGGAAACTCATTGGCAGGGTACTTTCTTTTCTGTGA